In one Lachnospiraceae bacterium GAM79 genomic region, the following are encoded:
- a CDS encoding SGNH/GDSL hydrolase family protein, with amino-acid sequence MKKWKAAGLITVAGACVIAIVWGLHGRTKNNVKLLQLNEQVSDDSVIYVALGDSITYGYSLEHAENERFSARIAAYMKQQGMQVVECNQGVNGQLSDDMWQNIKKGKVDLLDHADYVTFCIGTNDALLPFEFFVMQYEDYFYGYSGAGDDSPLWKKINKKTFIRDFEEADRSAEDNLNQFYNNLSDSIDLIRKDSPDCRIAIMTLYNPYRNMDYAITADGKTINIGQYAEEKINQANTIIQTICREKDIVLADCYDAFALSNDIVLNNQKAEDYIDPDDHPTAIGQQLIADVFIEALFTK; translated from the coding sequence ATGAAGAAATGGAAGGCTGCCGGACTGATCACAGTAGCCGGGGCATGTGTTATTGCAATCGTCTGGGGATTGCATGGCCGTACAAAGAATAATGTAAAATTGTTGCAGTTAAATGAGCAGGTATCGGATGATTCTGTTATATATGTAGCATTGGGAGATTCGATTACATATGGATATTCATTAGAACATGCAGAGAATGAACGATTTTCTGCAAGGATCGCTGCTTATATGAAACAGCAGGGCATGCAGGTTGTCGAATGTAATCAAGGTGTAAATGGTCAGCTCAGTGACGACATGTGGCAAAATATCAAGAAAGGCAAGGTAGATCTGTTAGACCATGCTGATTATGTGACATTTTGCATTGGTACGAATGATGCACTTCTTCCGTTTGAATTCTTTGTTATGCAGTATGAAGATTATTTTTATGGATATTCCGGTGCAGGAGATGATTCTCCACTTTGGAAAAAAATTAATAAAAAGACATTTATCCGGGACTTTGAGGAGGCAGACCGGTCTGCAGAAGATAATCTGAATCAGTTTTATAATAATCTTTCAGATAGTATAGATCTGATCCGTAAGGATTCGCCGGATTGCCGGATTGCGATCATGACCTTATACAATCCATACCGGAATATGGATTATGCGATTACCGCAGATGGAAAAACGATCAACATCGGACAATATGCAGAAGAAAAGATCAATCAGGCAAATACGATTATTCAGACAATATGCAGGGAAAAGGATATTGTACTGGCAGATTGTTACGATGCATTTGCATTGTCAAATGATATTGTGCTGAATAATCAGAAGGCAGAAGATTACATAGATCCGGATGATCATCCGACAGCGATAGGACAGCAGTTAATCGCAGATGTGTTTATAGAAGCATTGTTTACAAAGTAA
- a CDS encoding glycosidase has protein sequence MAWYDSAVFYHIYPLGLCGCPHDNNGETGEHFDKLNEWAEHAKRIGCNAIYIGPLFESGSHGYDTTDYRLVDRRLGTNDDFKQFVKNCHANDVKVIVDGVFNHTGRDFFAFQDIKQNRENSRYKDWYCNVNFWGNNEYNDGFSYDNWGGYNLLAKLNLWNPEVKNYHLETVKFWVDEFDIDGIRLDAADVLDFGFMKELRSFCNGLKPDFWLMGEVIHGDYSRWANNDMLHSVTNYELHKGLYSGHNDHNYFEIAHTIKRLNGIVGDKKLYTFCDNHDVARIYSKLNNKAHMYNVAILVYTVPGIPSIYYGSEFGIPGNKENGSDWNLRPDLNLADFNEKDELPALYTTLGHLKQRFPELTYGDYRELYLTTGQFAFARCLDGRAVVTALNNADDGAHMEINLPIGANKAVNLLTIDQSTEVQEDTCTDDATAKAWENARNELLDKAGQLVGASGEIRYKAEDIRKALEALETGADFGQAVWNLFGNLNDTMNNMHRVIGEFEQTMHKQERNSVAAGGDCTGGESLEIRDGKLIVDLPANKGIVVYLTNE, from the coding sequence ATGGCATGGTATGACAGCGCAGTATTTTATCATATTTACCCACTTGGATTGTGTGGATGTCCACATGATAACAATGGAGAGACAGGAGAGCATTTTGACAAGTTAAATGAATGGGCGGAGCATGCGAAGCGGATCGGATGCAATGCGATTTATATAGGACCGTTATTTGAATCCGGTTCTCATGGATATGATACAACCGATTATCGGCTGGTAGACAGACGACTTGGAACAAATGATGACTTCAAGCAGTTCGTAAAGAACTGTCATGCAAATGATGTAAAGGTCATCGTAGATGGTGTATTTAATCATACAGGCAGAGATTTCTTTGCATTTCAGGATATAAAGCAGAACCGGGAGAATTCCAGATACAAGGATTGGTACTGCAATGTGAATTTCTGGGGTAACAACGAATATAACGATGGATTTTCCTATGATAACTGGGGCGGATATAATCTGCTTGCGAAATTAAACCTCTGGAATCCGGAAGTGAAGAATTATCATCTTGAAACCGTAAAGTTCTGGGTCGATGAATTTGATATTGATGGAATCCGTCTGGATGCTGCGGACGTACTTGATTTTGGCTTTATGAAAGAATTACGTTCCTTCTGCAATGGATTAAAGCCGGATTTCTGGCTGATGGGCGAGGTTATTCATGGAGATTATTCAAGATGGGCAAATAACGATATGCTCCATTCCGTAACAAATTATGAACTGCATAAGGGCTTGTATTCCGGACATAACGACCATAACTATTTTGAGATTGCACATACGATCAAGCGTTTAAATGGCATTGTAGGTGACAAGAAGTTATATACTTTCTGTGATAACCACGATGTAGCAAGAATTTACAGTAAATTAAATAACAAGGCGCATATGTACAATGTAGCGATCCTCGTATATACCGTACCGGGAATTCCGTCAATCTATTACGGTTCTGAATTCGGTATACCGGGCAATAAGGAGAATGGTTCAGACTGGAATCTGCGTCCGGATCTGAATCTGGCTGATTTTAATGAAAAAGATGAGCTCCCTGCATTGTATACAACACTTGGGCATCTGAAACAGAGATTTCCGGAACTGACCTATGGAGACTACCGGGAATTGTATCTGACGACCGGACAGTTTGCATTTGCAAGATGTCTGGATGGACGTGCAGTTGTAACAGCATTGAATAATGCAGATGACGGTGCACACATGGAGATCAATCTGCCGATTGGTGCAAATAAAGCAGTCAACCTCCTGACGATCGATCAGTCAACAGAAGTACAGGAGGATACCTGTACAGATGATGCAACAGCAAAGGCATGGGAAAATGCACGAAATGAGCTGCTTGATAAAGCCGGTCAGTTGGTTGGAGCCTCTGGTGAGATCCGCTATAAGGCAGAAGATATCCGTAAGGCATTAGAAGCACTGGAAACAGGCGCAGACTTCGGACAGGCAGTATGGAATCTGTTTGGAAATCTGAATGATACCATGAACAACATGCATCGTGTGATCGGCGAATTCGAACAGACTATGCATAAGCAGGAGAGAAACTCTGTAGCCGCAGGCGGTGACTGTACAGGTGGAGAAAGCCTTGAGATCCGCGATGGTAAGCTGATTGTAGACCTCCCGGCAAACAAGGGTATTGTCGTATATTTAACCAATGAATAA
- a CDS encoding fibronectin type III domain-containing protein: MNRKWGKKWMAAMLSISMVIGMFPRVGNPVRVLADEPPGQAVTQADISNADNSGKDKYGFNLTTPSSFNANDGENPYGSGYSAFNEKMEAFLWYRSSGKNRNAETYNYTKSSDIKGYYVGPDSKRNNNGFMQSRTASGAADVKYVNVDGYDPYGTGRDNMVALVGASLGKDPQLVVARYSASGKGQELRKTFSLGSGDDNDWLRDNQLEKYSAYKNYFTLKAGDFDGDGDEDIAVYVPKRGDPYIMILDGITLSPISDNIPVRSFMGNTGADMAGKFTNNGKTARATINMSIETSDINRDGKDEILLVGSYSNIHDDSDGKKLQQRSSVFACYKVENKKPQQMNKYVMDKDTCSVYMRYASVAAGDIDFDGFPEVVVAGVYSDNDGPDGDKSGSNKKYMLVTLKYDPNEEVETLIPSGGNVMDMCNFVNAGFDKDDNVHPLPALTCAAVNGRNDAEQVFLDGVFWKFENESWKKDYTAKVCQSSDKGIGGYIISDTWVDGCVAGNFDENDLGIEQVLYTTGYKQQSFNRYFYRVNMSGKEQNKDSSTGICTPGSYFDSTSNELVRHVGMSDFPCLAIAAVDADKDTDVFTFKSKKYTYSNVDILAILQAAPYFGELQDNYYNGNIGETLYGKLSGQGTVTSKTKMASIGAYASFSIGSSALQFHTEASYTHDWEWSYEDELSHEYSISFENDGTKNQVVLYRTPVILYEYVITPANGSASYTMEVGVQQQPVYSTMDVDTFNRFAESDETLQNKVITKDILSSTPGCPDTYATSSLGMKGFVGYPNWIEINNKVNDQTTVAMNITDNTQSSKTMTQTNSFELTLGVEGEIDAMVVKMNYGGGVKLGGGWGSGKTTFDYSSVSKEGVVAYPPATDSQYSFSTKFGIWQAKLGDSNVPILGFVVKNVEQPPSPPEDISVDTVTADSVTLAWESGYKKAEKYEIYQVFNDGITTNKYSLLDTISGDSFSYSYDGLKPSTEYEFALRSVGTNSGGETVYSEYTPEVSVHTLADSEKPDILSMTSVQRVVVGGNASFVIDALPSANAKGGLSYAWQVRKAGSVNWVNLTDKEASGINGSTLKLNGITEDMDGNSYRCVLSELIKGVRLYAYGAPGILHVGRADSMMTATISNTQSDSANKGTNTAFGQYTQTRTVTNERTVSKTVAVTIGTQKETFVQYKNGAVVSAVYPDAVIPEFIYFDSQTNEWYVLEEYNETAGTATAKVKLNEVIPNVFQSGTTGDAAALWNGVDADTIKPVTEQVTETAAGKTYYAYIAVTADGEILLYSTDAMSEAVTQWYQLEQGTDGAITAKAYAGTVQSYVPAYAGYKEESAGTTNQQYIEVDGTTWYLYWPEAYEGNNAYIMYAKSAEADRTADETYYYKTEQTVTDENQQEQIITTFNELKIATDDAFSLMGSCASKQYGVTPGEVVTVNETYDTQVEDIIKGDQTTVQIHVAEAVTSSVNIDKTGIVNVNFFNNRTGSIRDISTIVDKNGNASVVWNPEEAGDYTVTVSYGGNTSLYPTDTQTVYYVIDRTDDTVYVLSGNNAEYGNTIKLEVRQGKRENNTSGNITTEPLAADASVSYQVSYVDGDDKVVTENITGNTFTPKWPGQHTFAATITRQSGTSQTKSYAMKMLTVSKRPIVITAPSKDDISEDDTADKVLSLSDVDVKYAGDDTESGILDSDAAKYKLSDLITIEAEPKLDENSSAGVYQTGIAWLTVGTEEDSEYIDLVKEFLKKYNVTLNRGKYQIVSNQYTVRYESDGKGTIKGYCGDSKEPFASGAGLADQSKVSFKAIPKDNYKIKAWKVTGSDGNDLVLGTDYVVNGDTLIISALSSSVHVSVSFAAKTYQLNYDQPENGSLQAYYVKAGSYGSKIDTGETVLTGKSILLQAVPDENYVVKQWTVSHGGSAKIQKNTDGSIFAGTEITLDNVETDTVVAVEFEPVETYLFETEVIAEDPDTSVAGCKINVSEQVQDGKAAKGSTVTLTADLPESVTVSEWRIYTDDTHYTVAATGGDRYVVSNVQKDMKIKLVVNMFQMETLHFEAVNEQGQQVDDVVTAWSDSVQISNDTKIVKNLPVVMKADVPEQYQISAWKLFIGSEEQTIATGKDAKKSSFNSVNKSMRVVLVLLDRPTVTYSCDSKGTVGCNDVVSGGYIDRYRIEDIVMTAVPKTGYEVDQITVMMDGAAYSDMTVSDIENTDNKQIRIQAPDTGFEKNVEVTVTYKEIPKAEFQYELVSADGVDAGTVAVHVDRKKQNDLVQNVSSGSGSLEVYRDSTVTMTASVIAGYEINAWSMNGTDITADVRTNNTDLSKLVCTVDEKLLQNVPIKITVTVVKTPEPPLEPEKPVVEELTRKQIEKNSQTLSSKQKVAWTQKGIQLTWKAVKGAQGYDVYAAPCNRKKLTFVKMISGAKKNATVLSKYKGKKLNRKQSYRVCVKAYRIVNGKKQYIATGLTLHIAGPKNKTYTNVKKIQCKKTKYTLKKGKTAKIATKLILQDDKKKLLSKGHGAKLRYSSTNKAVATVTAKGTIRAKKKGTCYIYVTALNGVNKRVKVTVK, encoded by the coding sequence ATGAACAGAAAATGGGGAAAGAAATGGATGGCAGCAATGCTTTCGATTTCGATGGTGATCGGTATGTTTCCTAGGGTTGGAAATCCGGTCAGAGTTCTTGCGGATGAGCCGCCGGGGCAGGCGGTCACGCAGGCAGATATTTCAAATGCAGATAACAGCGGAAAGGATAAATATGGATTTAATCTGACGACACCAAGTTCATTTAATGCAAATGACGGTGAAAATCCATACGGTTCCGGCTATTCTGCATTTAATGAAAAGATGGAAGCATTTTTATGGTATCGATCCAGTGGAAAGAACCGAAATGCTGAGACGTATAACTATACGAAAAGCTCGGATATCAAGGGCTATTATGTTGGACCGGATTCGAAACGGAACAACAATGGATTTATGCAGAGCCGTACAGCATCCGGCGCAGCTGATGTCAAGTATGTAAATGTAGACGGTTATGATCCGTATGGAACCGGCCGTGATAATATGGTTGCACTTGTTGGCGCATCACTGGGAAAAGATCCGCAGCTTGTTGTAGCAAGATACAGTGCATCCGGTAAAGGTCAGGAATTAAGAAAGACCTTCAGCCTTGGATCGGGTGATGATAATGACTGGCTTCGGGATAATCAGTTGGAAAAATACAGTGCCTATAAGAATTATTTTACATTAAAGGCAGGAGATTTTGACGGTGACGGAGATGAAGATATCGCAGTCTATGTTCCAAAACGTGGAGATCCGTATATTATGATCCTGGACGGAATCACCTTATCGCCGATCAGTGATAATATTCCGGTTCGTAGTTTTATGGGAAATACCGGAGCGGATATGGCAGGTAAATTTACCAATAATGGTAAGACAGCAAGAGCAACAATCAACATGTCGATAGAAACTTCGGATATCAATCGGGATGGTAAAGATGAGATCCTTCTGGTTGGTTCCTATTCGAATATCCACGATGACAGTGATGGAAAGAAGCTGCAGCAGAGAAGCTCTGTATTTGCCTGTTATAAGGTAGAGAACAAGAAACCACAGCAGATGAATAAGTATGTAATGGATAAGGATACATGCAGTGTATATATGCGTTACGCATCTGTAGCAGCAGGTGATATTGATTTTGATGGCTTCCCGGAAGTTGTAGTTGCCGGTGTATACAGTGATAATGATGGCCCGGATGGAGATAAATCCGGTTCAAATAAAAAGTATATGCTGGTAACATTGAAATACGATCCAAATGAAGAGGTGGAGACATTAATTCCATCCGGCGGAAACGTAATGGATATGTGTAATTTTGTAAATGCAGGCTTTGATAAAGATGATAATGTGCATCCGCTTCCTGCATTGACCTGTGCGGCAGTAAACGGAAGAAATGATGCGGAGCAGGTTTTCTTAGATGGTGTTTTCTGGAAGTTTGAAAATGAATCATGGAAAAAGGACTATACAGCCAAGGTATGTCAGAGCAGTGATAAAGGAATCGGCGGTTATATCATATCCGATACCTGGGTAGACGGATGTGTGGCAGGAAACTTTGATGAAAATGATCTGGGAATTGAGCAGGTCTTATATACGACCGGATATAAGCAACAGAGCTTTAACCGGTACTTTTACCGGGTGAACATGTCCGGTAAGGAACAGAACAAGGATTCATCGACCGGTATCTGTACACCGGGCAGTTATTTTGATTCGACTTCAAACGAGCTGGTGCGGCATGTCGGCATGAGTGATTTCCCATGTCTGGCGATCGCAGCAGTTGATGCGGATAAAGATACAGATGTATTTACCTTTAAGAGCAAGAAATATACATACAGTAATGTAGATATTCTGGCTATATTACAGGCTGCTCCATATTTTGGAGAGCTTCAGGATAATTATTATAATGGTAATATCGGAGAAACCTTATATGGTAAGCTATCAGGACAAGGAACGGTAACCAGTAAGACGAAAATGGCATCCATCGGAGCATATGCATCATTTTCCATCGGTTCTTCAGCATTGCAGTTCCATACGGAGGCGTCCTATACCCATGACTGGGAGTGGTCGTATGAGGATGAGCTTTCCCATGAGTATTCGATCAGTTTTGAAAATGATGGTACGAAGAATCAGGTAGTACTTTATCGAACGCCGGTTATATTGTATGAATATGTCATCACACCGGCGAATGGAAGTGCATCGTATACCATGGAAGTCGGAGTGCAGCAGCAGCCGGTCTATTCGACCATGGATGTAGATACCTTTAACCGATTTGCAGAAAGTGATGAAACTCTGCAGAATAAGGTGATCACGAAGGATATTCTGTCCAGTACGCCGGGATGTCCGGATACCTATGCGACCAGCTCGCTTGGAATGAAAGGTTTCGTTGGCTATCCGAACTGGATAGAGATCAATAATAAGGTCAATGACCAGACAACGGTAGCTATGAATATTACGGACAATACACAGAGCAGTAAAACAATGACCCAGACGAACAGCTTCGAACTGACACTTGGTGTAGAAGGTGAAATTGATGCCATGGTAGTGAAGATGAATTATGGCGGTGGTGTCAAGCTTGGCGGTGGCTGGGGCTCCGGTAAGACAACATTTGATTATTCATCAGTATCAAAGGAAGGTGTGGTAGCTTACCCGCCGGCGACGGATTCTCAGTACAGCTTCAGTACAAAATTTGGTATCTGGCAGGCAAAGCTTGGCGATAGCAATGTTCCGATTCTTGGCTTTGTTGTAAAGAATGTCGAACAGCCGCCATCTCCACCGGAAGATATCAGTGTGGATACAGTGACCGCGGATTCCGTAACGCTTGCATGGGAAAGTGGTTATAAGAAGGCAGAGAAATATGAGATCTATCAGGTATTTAATGATGGTATTACAACCAATAAATACAGCCTGTTAGATACGATCAGCGGTGACAGTTTTTCTTACAGCTATGATGGACTGAAACCATCGACGGAATATGAATTTGCACTTCGTTCAGTTGGAACAAATAGCGGAGGCGAGACTGTATACTCCGAATACACACCGGAGGTATCCGTTCATACACTGGCTGACAGTGAGAAACCAGATATCTTAAGCATGACAAGTGTACAGAGAGTTGTTGTCGGCGGTAATGCGAGCTTTGTGATCGATGCACTCCCATCTGCAAATGCGAAAGGCGGTCTGTCCTATGCATGGCAGGTTCGAAAAGCAGGTTCGGTCAACTGGGTAAACCTGACGGACAAAGAAGCTTCCGGTATAAATGGAAGTACATTGAAGTTAAATGGTATCACAGAGGATATGGATGGCAATTCTTATCGATGCGTTCTTTCTGAGCTGATAAAGGGTGTGCGGTTATATGCATATGGAGCTCCGGGTATCCTGCATGTCGGAAGGGCTGACAGTATGATGACAGCAACGATTAGCAATACACAGTCCGACAGTGCGAATAAGGGAACCAATACAGCGTTTGGACAGTATACACAGACACGGACGGTTACGAATGAACGTACGGTATCGAAGACTGTAGCGGTTACGATCGGAACACAGAAGGAGACATTTGTCCAGTATAAGAATGGTGCAGTGGTATCCGCTGTATATCCGGATGCAGTAATACCGGAATTTATCTATTTTGACAGCCAGACAAATGAATGGTATGTACTGGAAGAATATAATGAGACAGCAGGAACAGCAACTGCAAAGGTGAAATTAAATGAAGTAATACCAAATGTATTCCAGAGTGGAACAACCGGTGATGCAGCCGCTCTCTGGAATGGAGTTGATGCAGATACAATAAAGCCTGTGACAGAACAGGTGACAGAGACGGCAGCGGGCAAGACTTATTATGCATATATAGCAGTAACAGCCGATGGTGAGATATTGTTGTACAGCACAGATGCTATGTCAGAAGCAGTTACACAGTGGTATCAGTTGGAACAGGGTACAGATGGAGCAATTACAGCAAAAGCGTATGCCGGTACTGTTCAGTCCTATGTGCCTGCTTATGCCGGATATAAAGAAGAATCTGCTGGCACTACAAATCAGCAGTATATCGAGGTTGATGGAACAACCTGGTATCTGTACTGGCCGGAGGCATACGAAGGAAATAATGCTTATATCATGTATGCAAAATCCGCCGAAGCAGATCGGACTGCGGATGAGACCTATTATTACAAGACTGAGCAGACGGTAACAGATGAGAACCAGCAGGAGCAGATCATTACAACATTTAATGAATTAAAGATCGCTACGGATGATGCCTTTTCTCTTATGGGAAGTTGTGCATCTAAGCAGTATGGTGTTACCCCTGGTGAGGTTGTTACCGTAAATGAAACATATGATACACAGGTTGAAGATATCATAAAGGGAGATCAGACAACGGTTCAGATCCATGTTGCAGAGGCAGTTACATCTTCTGTCAATATCGATAAAACAGGAATTGTAAATGTAAACTTCTTCAATAACCGAACCGGTTCCATTCGTGATATATCAACCATTGTAGATAAGAATGGTAATGCGTCTGTTGTATGGAATCCGGAAGAAGCCGGAGATTATACGGTAACTGTATCCTATGGAGGAAATACATCATTATATCCTACAGATACACAGACCGTTTATTATGTAATAGATCGTACCGATGATACGGTATACGTTCTTTCAGGCAACAATGCGGAATATGGCAATACCATTAAGTTAGAAGTCAGACAGGGAAAACGGGAAAATAATACATCCGGTAATATAACGACAGAACCGCTAGCAGCGGATGCTTCTGTATCCTATCAGGTATCCTATGTAGATGGAGATGATAAGGTTGTAACAGAAAATATAACCGGTAATACATTTACACCGAAATGGCCGGGACAGCATACATTTGCTGCGACGATAACCAGACAGAGCGGTACCAGTCAGACCAAATCATATGCGATGAAGATGCTTACTGTAAGCAAACGGCCGATCGTTATTACTGCTCCATCAAAGGATGATATATCAGAGGATGACACGGCAGATAAAGTATTAAGCCTGTCAGATGTTGATGTAAAATATGCGGGTGATGACACAGAATCCGGTATTCTGGATTCAGATGCAGCTAAATATAAGCTATCGGATCTGATAACAATAGAGGCTGAGCCGAAGTTAGATGAAAATTCGTCAGCAGGTGTTTACCAGACCGGAATCGCATGGCTTACAGTTGGAACCGAAGAAGACAGTGAGTATATAGATCTGGTAAAAGAATTCCTGAAGAAATATAACGTCACTCTGAACAGAGGAAAATATCAGATCGTATCGAACCAGTATACAGTCCGATATGAGTCTGATGGCAAGGGAACGATAAAAGGATATTGTGGAGACTCCAAAGAGCCATTTGCATCCGGAGCCGGATTAGCAGATCAGAGCAAGGTATCCTTTAAAGCAATTCCAAAGGATAATTATAAGATCAAAGCATGGAAGGTAACAGGAAGTGATGGAAATGATCTGGTTCTCGGAACTGATTATGTGGTAAATGGAGATACATTGATTATTTCAGCATTGAGCAGCAGCGTTCATGTCAGTGTATCCTTTGCAGCAAAGACCTACCAGTTGAATTACGATCAGCCGGAAAACGGAAGTCTTCAGGCATATTATGTAAAGGCCGGAAGCTATGGAAGCAAGATCGATACAGGTGAGACCGTCCTTACGGGAAAGAGTATCCTGCTTCAGGCAGTTCCGGATGAGAATTATGTCGTAAAACAGTGGACGGTTTCTCATGGTGGTTCAGCAAAGATCCAGAAAAATACTGACGGAAGTATCTTTGCCGGAACAGAGATCACACTCGATAATGTGGAGACAGATACTGTTGTGGCCGTTGAATTTGAACCGGTAGAGACATATTTATTTGAGACCGAAGTGATTGCAGAAGATCCGGATACATCGGTTGCAGGCTGTAAGATCAATGTCTCAGAACAGGTTCAGGATGGTAAGGCGGCAAAGGGATCAACAGTAACCCTTACGGCAGATCTTCCGGAATCAGTTACGGTATCAGAGTGGAGAATCTATACCGATGATACACATTATACTGTAGCAGCAACGGGTGGAGACCGGTATGTAGTATCCAATGTGCAGAAAGACATGAAAATCAAGTTGGTTGTCAATATGTTCCAGATGGAAACACTTCATTTTGAAGCGGTAAATGAACAGGGACAGCAGGTAGATGATGTTGTTACGGCATGGAGCGATTCAGTGCAGATCAGCAATGATACAAAGATCGTAAAGAATCTGCCGGTTGTTATGAAAGCAGATGTACCGGAGCAGTATCAGATCTCTGCGTGGAAGCTGTTTATCGGTTCAGAAGAACAGACGATCGCAACCGGAAAGGATGCGAAGAAAAGTTCATTTAACAGTGTAAACAAATCCATGCGTGTTGTACTGGTTCTGCTTGATCGGCCAACTGTCACATATAGCTGTGACAGCAAGGGAACAGTGGGATGTAATGATGTTGTATCCGGCGGTTATATCGACAGATACCGTATAGAAGATATTGTTATGACAGCAGTACCGAAGACCGGATATGAAGTGGATCAGATCACAGTAATGATGGATGGTGCAGCTTACAGTGATATGACGGTTTCTGATATAGAAAATACAGACAATAAGCAGATCAGGATTCAGGCACCAGATACAGGCTTTGAGAAGAATGTAGAGGTGACAGTTACTTATAAGGAGATTCCAAAAGCTGAGTTTCAGTATGAGCTGGTATCGGCAGATGGAGTAGATGCAGGAACAGTAGCTGTTCATGTGGATCGTAAAAAACAGAATGATCTTGTGCAGAATGTATCCTCCGGATCAGGCAGCCTTGAAGTATACCGGGACAGCACGGTTACAATGACAGCATCGGTGATCGCTGGCTACGAGATCAATGCATGGAGTATGAATGGTACAGATATCACAGCTGATGTCCGGACGAACAATACAGATCTGAGCAAACTGGTATGTACCGTTGATGAGAAGCTGTTGCAGAATGTACCGATTAAGATCACTGTAACGGTTGTTAAGACACCGGAGCCTCCGTTAGAACCGGAAAAACCGGTTGTAGAGGAACTGACCAGGAAGCAGATCGAGAAGAATTCACAGACACTTTCCAGCAAACAGAAGGTTGCATGGACACAGAAGGGAATTCAACTGACCTGGAAAGCTGTTAAGGGGGCACAGGGATATGATGTCTATGCAGCCCCATGTAATAGAAAGAAGCTGACATTTGTTAAGATGATTTCAGGTGCAAAGAAGAATGCAACCGTACTGAGTAAGTATAAAGGCAAGAAGCTGAACCGGAAGCAGTCTTACAGAGTCTGCGTCAAGGCATATCGTATTGTAAATGGAAAGAAGCAGTATATTGCTACAGGACTGACACTTCATATCGCAGGGCCGAAGAATAAGACCTATACAAATGTAAAGAAGATTCAGTGCAAGAAGACAAAGTATACCTTAAAGAAAGGTAAAACAGCAAAGATAGCAACTAAGCTTATCTTACAGGATGACAAGAAGAAACTGTTATCCAAAGGGCATGGTGCTAAGCTTCGCTACAGCAGTACCAATAAAGCAGTTGCTACTGTAACGGCAAAGGGTACGATCCGTGCTAAGAAAAAAGGAACCTGTTATATCTATGTTACTGCATTAAATGGAGTAAATAAACGGGTGAAGGTAACAGTAAAATAA